The genome window ACTCCTTTTATagtcgaggagagagagagagagaggggaggcgaTGGAGAGGAGCGCTCCGTGGTTAGAGGATCTGCTGCCGTGAACGGAGGCGCCACTCCCCGATCGGGCGGTGCCGGCTTCCCGCCGGCCGCACCAGGTACGTCTCGCTTTCCGCCGGGAACGCGGTGGTTTTCTTGGTGGTTCCGATTGGCCGTGGCTCCTTGGTGGTGCTCTGTTTCTTCTTTTCTGTCGAGGAGGTACTGCAGCCCGTCGGATGGGGTCAGCAAGGTGGTGTTCGGGTGGCAGACCAACGAGGAGGTGCCCGAGATCGTCACGACCGGAGGTTAGATTTTTGATTCGTGCTACAATATTCCAAAGAGAAGGCCCGGCAGAAACAAGTCGGGATCGACGATTAATGCGTTGATCGTGGTTTCCGTCAACAAATGCTGTCTACTTAGTAGTTGCATATCGCCTTTTCTAATGCCAATCATAGTTAGTAGTTGCACATCGCCTTTTCTAATGCCGATCATAGTTAGTAGTTGCATATCACCTTTTCTAATGGTCAATCATCATAACAATAAAATTGATGTAAGAATCAATCCAAACCACAAATCCAATCAAATTTGTCTTTATTCAAATCAGATGCAATATTGAGATTGATATGAAGCACAAAAGTAACTATGATTTGTGCTTCCAATAAAAAAACTCCCATCCTCCAACTCCCAACCCCCAACCCCTTCTTCCTTTCCCCTCTTTGTTGTCTCCCTAGAAAATTGCATTAAAAGCTCCACCCCTCCatcgattcaactgtctatacccTATTAATATAAGATTTGGAATGGTATATGGAATGTAGCAATCATTTAGGAGGGTTTCATTGTACTGTCGTCTAACTGAAGAGATTAACTTCAACGacatatttttaagtttttaagtcttataaacatatataaatatgcagAATTTAAATTTGGAGGCATAAATGTgaaaattacttttttttattgGCATTAATACTCTTTTAAGTGATTTATCATGATTGTAGGAATTTTAAGATACATTGGACTCTTTTTAAGTTCAAATTAAAATACGATAAATACGATTTTTAATGATTAATTTAAAGTTGTTTTGGGTGGATGTTACCAAAGGGATATTTATAGAGAACATATATGCAAAATTAAGATTCAGAGGAGCAGATACGTTAGTTCCGAACTCTGAAAGGACAAATAGGTAAAAGAGGTCCTTTTCCGTAATTAAATTCggtcccaccaccaccaccatgttATTAGGTGGCGGAAGCCAACAATTTTGAAGGCAGTTTCATCAGCCCACCAAACAACTGATCAGATTTCGCCGCAGCCGTCCGATCTCGGAATTCAAAGTGAAGCACCATGCTCACTTGCCTTGTTTCGTAACACCttccccactctctctctctctctctctcgatcgacGCCACCTCGCCCTCTTCGCCTCTCATGTCTCGCACCGCCTACGACGAAGGCGTCGCGCCAGCGAACGTCCAGCTCGCCAACGGGGAGCATGCCCGCCGGACGCGGGAGGGCGGCTGCTGGAGGTCCGATCCACCTGGCCTCCGTCGGGTGCCTGAGGAGTGGAGGCGGCTCCGACGGTGCCTCGAGGCCGCAGCCAAAGGTTTCGCTATAGGCGCCGGCCTGAAGGGAGGACTCGCGTTATTCTCGGTTCTTGTGCGACTGAGGAGCCGCAGATCCTTGAGGTCTTCCGCCAGGTTTGGCCGCACAGGTTTCTCAAGTCCAATACGTACCTGGACTTTGTTGATTGCTTGATTGTTTTTGGCGCTTTCATTTCCAGAAAGGCGGGGGTTTTCACGAATAAGGAGGCTGTGGTTGTGGCGTTGGAGGAGACGTTGAGATATGGGATGTTTCTGGGAACCCTTGCAGGAACATATGTTTCGGTGGACGAAGTTATTGCTGCATTAGGTGGGCACAAGAGGTAGGTGTTTCGGAGTTAGTCCTTTGTTCTTTAATCTTAGGTGCTTCATGGTCTGATTGCTTTAGTTATGATTTCCAATTTCCAATTTGCATGTATGCATGTCTGTGTGACTTTATATCTTCGCTGTTACTTTCCTCTTCGCATCCTCCTGCAGCCATTTATTTCGAACTTTATCTTGTTCTTTCTATTTGGgccctattgaagatgtttttttTCTTATACATATGTCCTCCTAGACTTCATATGCTATAAACTTTGTGTTGTGGAGTTCAAGTGCTTCGTCTTTTAATGGTTGAATGATGGAGACCAACGTCGGTGGTGGTTGCCTAGTAACACATCTTGGAATGTTGTTGCCATGAAGTATTTGTAAATCTTTCTAAGCAAAAGCCTCGCAGGGAAAGGCTAACAAGTAATAAGGTTAAATTACTCCAAGCTGGTTACTCAAGCTGTTAAGCTATAGAGATTAGCAAAATATCAAATTCGTCTTCTATTGTCCATCCTGTCTGCGTTGGTTATCTCTAAGTCAAAGCATCAATGGAAGCTCCACATAAAACACAAACAGAATGAGACTCTCTTCCGTGATCTATAATTAATACATGTAGTCGTGCATGTTAACCATAACTTTGTGTTGTCTGTGGTTTTACACACTTTGAGACCATATCTTAAGGGTGTCAAGGGAAATAATGATTGATGTTTTTATATTTAAACTTCAAGCCATAATAGAACTTCTTTTCTTGTTTTGCTTCAGAACTGCAAGATGGAGGTCGTTACTAGCAGGGTTGATTGCTGGTCCATCAATGCTCTTGACCGGACCAAATAAACAACACACTAGCTTGGCTATATACATTCTTATGCGTGCTGCGGTATTGGCATCACGTTGTGGGATAAAGAGCAAACTATTTGGTGGTGTTTGTAGACCATTGACTTGGTCACATGGTGACATATTTCTTATGTGTCTCGCCTCTTCACAGATCTTGTATGTTtgattttatgaaattatttcatttttatttatCTGGTATTTAATTTTGTTTGAATTTATGATTATGTCATTATACATTAACAATTTTTCTGTGGAAGTTTGTAACATAATATTATAGTTTATTGTTGGATCTAGAATTAAAAGAGAATCAATCAGTTAAGCTGAGAAAACATGCTCAAATTATGAGTTTGATACATTGGGATGATTAAATCTGCTGGTCATGTTAGATCAAGAACCTAGACCAAAGCAACAGCTCTTATTGTACACATATTCACTTAAATGACCTATAATTCTTTATTTGTTTAAATGATATTTCTTCTATGTACAGATTTATGATATCTGCCAGTCGAACACAAGCATTATAAGTTATGACACTTAAGTTTGAAATGTCAAATGGTCTAGCTTTATGAAGAAATACCAATGGAAACTTACTCTTGGTAGGCTGCCTCATTTGTTTAGTTGAAATTTGTTATTTCAAGCTTCTTATTTCCATCAAAATGTTTTCCTTTAAAAGATTTGCTTTTCCACTACAGAACTTCTTTTAGTAAAGATGCATGATCTGGCGAACATGAACTGAAGCACCAAAAATTATTTACTTTACAACTCCATTCCTTGTTAAATGTTTTGAGTGTGTTTTTGTACCTTGATCCTTGTCAGATTTTTGAAAAATGGATGCGGTCAGGTGGTTTGATATGCCTTCTCATGATGCTTCTCATCATATATAAAAGATTTATCTGCTTATTACATAAGAGATTTATCTACTTAATTCCATTAATCTTTTCTTATATGACTTTAGAATATGATTCTGGTGGTCTTTGCCAGGCCTGCTTACATTCTGAAGCAAGACAGCTTGCCATCATCATACAAGTCATTTCTTCATAAGCATGGTGGAAAGGATGCTGTTATTCTGCAAAGTATGAGAGAAATTGCATCCAatatttgtttttctaatttagaTGGGGTTAAGAAGTATTACAAGTCCATCGGTGTTGATGTGAAGCTAGATCCTAATATGAATGTCCCATGCTCGGTATGCATTACTgtcttaatttttaaattatttgtcACATCAGGAACTCCTGTTTGATCTTATGGTTTCTCTTTCATCTTTGTATGTGAATCTGTTCCATTTGTGATATTGGTGTATCTTATTTTGTTCAGCATATAGTGCTATAAATGAGAGATCTAATCACTCACTAACAAATACCTTTCATCAATTGGTTCTTATCATGCCTAGTTCTTAACTCCCTTGGTAATAGGCACTTGTATTTATTTCATCAGAGCAATCTTGGTTTCTAACATATGCTGGAGCATGGCTTCTCAAGTATTATGTTCAAACCCATTGTTATGCAATCTTTATATCAGCATCCAGGCCTTTTCCTTTTAGTATTGAGTCAGATCTTATGTATAACTAACTTTTTGTAATATTTAGGCCTCAAAATCCAGAGGCTGCTgcatctgtgatgaaggttgggaTGATCTCATTtatgtaaatattttaattttgatacCCTGATTGGACCTTATACATATTAAGTGTAATTTTGTAATGTTAAGTCCTCAAAATCCAGAAGCTGCCCCCATTGGAGGTCGGCATGATCTAATtgtgtaatttttttaatttaattgacTGATCAGAACTTAAGTACAAGATTCAAAGATCTTTGAGGCTATCTGAAAATAGAAAGCTGCAGCTGCTCTGCTATTGCAGGAAGGAGAGAAGTAAAATGTAGTTAGAAGATAGGAAAAATTCTGAAGGAAGAGACAAATGAATGAAGAAGTGGAGAAGGAAAAGAGATAATCAATGGCTTGCAGCTAGAAAATACTTGTCTGTAAAATTACAAAAAAGTTATTTATACATAGGCTCTGACCCTGGTGTTGTTTATTGGTGAACATGCACTCTTCATTTACATTTGGCCTATTGATCAACTCTAATTGGACTTCTAAAGTAGGAAAGTTGCAACTACTCATTTGTTATCTGTATCTTTTATGCAATGTTAACTCTAATCAGAGTTCATAAATGAAAGAGCACTTACGGCTGTTGATTGGAACTCTTGATTATAAGATGTACTCTATATATGACCCCATACTCATGCGAGAGGCTTGGATTCAAACTTTAAAAACTAATGATGTTTGTTGTAGATGAACTTCAGAAAACATTTACATGTTCATTTATACTGTCACCATCATTGTTGATTTATTCAATAACTATAACTactattattatttctttttcagatTGTGCATGGCAATCAATCTTGTTTTGAGCATTTCATAACTTTCCTTTTCCAAGAATATGGAAGAGCACTACCAGTTTATCTTCCAGTCTACTTGGTTCCTGCACTGGTAGTTCATCGTCAGGGTCTTTGGAAAAGGTATTGACTTAAGCTTTAATTTATCCTTTGAAGTTATTCGTTTAATGAGTTGCATTTATGATCTGCTAATCACTAATTTGCAGGGAAAAGGTTTTGCATATTCCTAAAATTTATGAATGATTATCTCATTTTGTGTGTAATCATTTAATCCTTGCTCATTTGATTTAGTCTTTGTAGTCAAGAAGTTAATCTTTTAGATTTAGGTCTTGGAATCAGAGTAATCTTCTGGCTTTGGTTTGTCTATTTCATGTAGAGCTACACATATTTAATCATTTTTCCTATTTTCATATGGTCTATGTTCTCTTTTGTTCTTTCTACATCTGTTACAAAGAATATCATATTGACTTATTTGGGGTGCATTTGATATGT of Musa acuminata AAA Group cultivar baxijiao chromosome BXJ2-3, Cavendish_Baxijiao_AAA, whole genome shotgun sequence contains these proteins:
- the LOC135606755 gene encoding uncharacterized protein LOC135606755, whose translation is MSRTAYDEGVAPANVQLANGEHARRTREGGCWRSDPPGLRRVPEEWRRLRRCLEAAAKGFAIGAGLKGGLALFSVLVRLRSRRSLRSSARKAGVFTNKEAVVVALEETLRYGMFLGTLAGTYVSVDEVIAALGGHKRTARWRSLLAGLIAGPSMLLTGPNKQHTSLAIYILMRAAVLASRCGIKSKLFGGVCRPLTWSHGDIFLMCLASSQILPAYILKQDSLPSSYKSFLHKHGGKDAVILQSMREIASNICFSNLDGVKKYYKSIGVDVKLDPNMNVPCSIVHGNQSCFEHFITFLFQEYGRALPVYLPVYLVPALVVHRQGLWKRPYTILGKSLLGTARSSLFLSVYCASAWAWTCLLFRLFKRCNIPMVVIGTFPTGLALLIEKKSRRTEISLYCLARAIESFCTCLADAGVFPQASKLKRADVIVFSFATAIIMHCYAQEREVFRSKYLNVLDWVFGVPPPYDDEHCKKS